Proteins from one Nicotiana tabacum cultivar K326 chromosome 23, ASM71507v2, whole genome shotgun sequence genomic window:
- the LOC107831640 gene encoding trifunctional UDP-glucose 4,6-dehydratase/UDP-4-keto-6-deoxy-D-glucose 3,5-epimerase/UDP-4-keto-L-rhamnose-reductase RHM1-like, with protein sequence MSEPTPYVPKNILITGAAGFIPSHVTNRLTKLYPDYRIVALDKLDYCSSLKNLGPSYSSPNFKFVKADITSADLINHLLVEEKIDTIMHFAAQTHVDNSFGNSFEFTINNIYGTHVLLEACKLTKSIKRFIHVSTDEVYGETDLETDIGNPEASQLLPTNPYSATKAGAEMLVMAYHRSYGLPTITTRGNNVYGPNQFPEKLIPKFIILAMKGERLPIHGDGSNVRSYLYSDDVAEAFDVILHKGVIGHVYNIGTKKERRVLDVAEDICKLFGLNAQEVIKFVQDRPFNDQRYFLDDQKLKKLGWREQTSWEEGLKMTLEWYTKNPDWWGDITGALHPHPRISNIMPSHDEGCLLQLIKGSKKGCGSDLKFLIYGRSGWIGGLLGKICEERGIAYEYGTGRLQDRNSLMHDMIRVRPTHVFNAAGVTGRPNVDWCESHKVETIRTNVVGTLTLADICREVDILVMNFATGCIFEYDERHPLGSGIGFKEEDKPNFTGSFYSKTKAMVEELLKEYENVCTLRVRMPISSDLCNPRNFITKITRYDKVVNIPNSMTVLDELLPISIEMAKRNCRGIWNFTNPGVVSHNEILEMYREYIDPNFKWQNFNLQEQAKVIVAPRSNNELDTTKLKNEFPELLSIKDSIIKYVFGPNRKT encoded by the exons ATGTCCGAACCAACTCCTTATGTACCCAAAAACATCCTCATAACTGGTGCAGCAGGCTTCATTCCATCCCATGTAACCAACAGATTGACCAAGCTTTATCCTGACTACAGGATTGTTGCTCTTGACAAGCTCGATTATTGTTCGAGCTTGAAAAATTTGGGGCCGAGTTACTCATCTCCTAATTTCAAATTTGTCAAGGCTGATATTACAAGTGCTGATCTTATCAACCATCTTTTGGTTGAGGAGAAGATTGACACAATTATGCATTTTGCAGCACAGACTCATGTGGATAATTCATTTGGAAATTCATTTGAGTTCACAATCAATAACATTTATGGTACACATGTACTTCTTGAAGCTTGTAAGTTGACTAAATCTATCAAGAGATTCATTCATGTTAGTACAGATGAAGTTTATGGTGAGACTGATTTGGAGACTGACATTGGCAATCCTGAAGCTTCTCAACTCCTTCCTACTAATCCATATTCTGCTACTAAAGCTGGCGCTGAAATGCTTGTCATGGCTTACCATAGGTCTTATGGCCTACCGACAATCACAACCCGAGGGAATAACGTGTATGGACCAAATCAGTTCCCTGAGAAGTTGATCCCAAAGTTCATTATTCTTGCCATGAAAGGCGAGCGTTTGCCAATTCATGGGGATGGATCGAATGTTAGGAGCTATTTGTACTCTGATGATGTTGCTGAGGCATTTGATGTGATACTGCATAAAGGGGTGATTGGACATGTGTATAACATTGGCACTAAAAAGGAGAGGCGAGTTTTGGATGTGGCTGAGGACATATGCAAATTATTCGGCTTGAATGCTCAAGAAGTGATCAAGTTTGTGCAAGACAGGCCGTTTAATGACCAAAGGTATTTCTTGGATGATCAAAAGCTTAAGAAGTTAGGGTGGCGAGAACAGACCTCTTGGGAGGAAGGACTaaagatgactctggaatggtACACCAAAAATCCTGATTGGTGGGGTGATATAACCGGAGCCCTTCACCCGCATCCAAGAATTTCCAACATTATGCCTTCACATGATGAAGGGTGCTTGTTGCAGCTTATAAAAGGAAGCAAGAAAGGCTGTGGCTCAGACTTAAAgttcttgatttatggaagaagtGGTTGGATCGGAGGGTTGTTAGGAAAGATTTGTGAAGAACGTGGAATAGCATACGAGTATGGGACAGGACGACTGCAGGATAGGAATTCGCTAATGCATGACATGATAAGAGTAAGGCCGACCCATGTTTTCAATGCGGCTGGTGTTACTGGGAGGCCTAATGTGGATTGGTGTGAATCACATAAAGTAGAGACAATTAGAACTAACGTCGTTGGTACACTAACTTTGGCTGATATCTGTAGAGAAGTGGATATCTTGGTGATGAATTTCGCTACAGGATGCATTTTCGAGTATGACGAGAGGCACCCACTAGGCTCAGGTATTGGATTCAAAGAGGAAGACAAACCAAATTTTACAGGATCATTCTACTCCAAGACCAAAGCCATG GTTGAGGAGCTTCTAAAAGAATATGAAAATGTTTGTACCCTCCGAGTGAGAATGCCAATATCATCTGACCTTTGCAACCCGAGAAACTTCATCACAAAGATCACGCGTTATGATAAAGTGGTAAACATACCAAATAGCATGACAGTGCTAGATGAGCTGCTACCAATCTCTATTGAGATGGCAAAGAGAAACTGCAGAGGAATATGGAACTTCACCAATCCAGGAGTTGTGAGCCACAATGAGATTCTAGAGATGTACAGAGAATACATAGATCCCAACTTCAAATGGCAGAATTTTAATCTTCAAGAACAAGCAAAAGTGATCGTTGCACCGAGAAGTAACAATGAGCTTGACACGACAAAGCTGAAAAATGAGTTCCCTGAATTGCTATCGATCAAAGATTCGATCATCAAGTATGTCTTTGGACCAAACAGAAAAacataa